From the Mycoplasmatota bacterium genome, one window contains:
- a CDS encoding DUF624 domain-containing protein, translated as MNFEKYIDSKLYHFFDKAFNLIVINLLLILISILGLGVFTLFPALAATYVLLQCESNDIGVSLIKSFYIVMKKDYIKLQKLFIMIVLIIGIFAFNTMFFYEYAISQNGSMFHFVGLFVILSIDLLIIGMLLHLFPVYMYFNKLKPIGIIKFSTLMVFAYPFRTILVVLISFGWILLISFQPPTIPFISVTIPIYIYLKLFNSTYKKLTNNDTPIENYYFS; from the coding sequence ATGAATTTTGAAAAATATATAGACAGTAAACTCTACCACTTCTTCGATAAGGCTTTTAATTTAATTGTAATAAACTTATTATTAATTTTAATAAGTATTTTAGGGTTAGGAGTGTTTACTTTATTCCCTGCCCTAGCTGCTACTTATGTTTTATTACAATGTGAAAGCAATGATATTGGTGTATCACTCATAAAGAGTTTCTATATAGTAATGAAAAAAGATTATATTAAATTACAGAAATTATTTATTATGATTGTACTTATTATAGGAATATTTGCGTTTAATACAATGTTTTTTTATGAGTACGCAATAAGTCAAAATGGGTCAATGTTTCATTTTGTTGGTTTATTTGTTATTTTATCGATAGATTTATTAATAATTGGTATGCTATTACATTTATTTCCTGTCTATATGTATTTCAATAAATTAAAACCCATTGGAATCATAAAATTCTCTACATTGATGGTATTTGCCTATCCGTTTAGAACCATCTTAGTGGTACTTATATCCTTTGGGTGGATTCTTTTAATATCATTTCAACCGCCTACTATTCCCTTTATTTCAGTTACTATTCCAATCTATATATATTTGAAACTATTTAATTCGACCTATAAAAAATTGACAAATAATGATACACCAATAGAAAATTATTATTTTAGCTAA
- a CDS encoding sugar ABC transporter permease — protein MAKILKKASVSKEMKKTAKKIKKPMSFKNKKVILGVIFLSPWLIGFLMFFAYPFFTTIWYSFNEVRPRDGALQFKFLGFYNYRYIFNELVYFEKTFIRVLWESYKKLLIDLPVILIFSLLIATLLNGKFRGRPFIRMMFFIPVILNANIIEIVMRGSFSNMFSASTYGSVFDNIQFEAYLIELGIGQKYITFLLSSVTRILTIVNQSGVQILIFLAAIQAIPKHLYEAAEIEGATKYESFWKITFPLVSPLFLTIIIYTIVDSFIDSPVMAFIDYARDQDRFYGLSSAISIVFLITNLILIFIIFLTIRKGVFLYDDKK, from the coding sequence ATGGCAAAAATACTAAAAAAAGCAAGTGTTTCTAAGGAAATGAAAAAAACAGCAAAGAAAATAAAAAAACCAATGTCTTTTAAAAATAAGAAAGTGATTTTAGGTGTAATATTTTTATCACCTTGGTTAATTGGGTTTTTAATGTTTTTTGCTTACCCATTTTTCACAACAATTTGGTATAGTTTTAATGAAGTTAGACCACGAGATGGCGCACTTCAATTCAAATTTCTTGGATTTTATAATTATCGTTATATTTTTAATGAACTTGTGTATTTTGAAAAAACATTTATTCGAGTTTTATGGGAATCATATAAAAAATTACTCATAGATTTACCAGTCATATTAATTTTTAGTTTATTAATTGCAACGTTACTGAACGGTAAATTTAGAGGTAGACCATTTATTAGAATGATGTTCTTCATACCAGTTATTCTAAATGCGAATATTATTGAAATCGTGATGAGAGGTTCATTCTCGAACATGTTTTCAGCATCAACCTATGGAAGTGTTTTTGATAACATTCAATTTGAAGCTTATCTAATAGAATTAGGTATTGGTCAAAAATATATCACGTTTTTACTATCATCCGTTACTAGAATATTGACGATTGTTAATCAGTCCGGTGTGCAAATATTAATATTCTTGGCAGCTATTCAAGCAATACCTAAGCATTTATATGAAGCTGCTGAAATTGAAGGCGCAACGAAGTACGAATCATTTTGGAAGATTACTTTTCCATTAGTGTCACCGTTATTCTTAACAATAATAATCTATACAATCGTAGATTCTTTTATAGATTCTCCTGTTATGGCTTTTATTGATTATGCAAGAGATCAAGATCGTTTTTATGGATTATCATCAGCTATCTCAATTGTATTCCTTATTACAAACTTGATTCTAATATTTATCATTTTCTTAACTATAAGAAAGGGTGTATTCTTATATGATGACAAAAAATAA
- a CDS encoding carbohydrate ABC transporter permease: MEKIAKLKKIVKNIYNNLLVRRRIKRKKRINRSRSGNIVIFLFLLIFSVFSAYPLIFIIANAFKPLHELFIFPPKLFPSDPTFKNFSDLLNLIGSTWVPMSRYIFNTIFITFVGTVGHVLIASMCAYPLAKHRFMGKTLIFTLIIYSLMFSGAVTSTPVFMIMSWLGLIDTHFAVIIPAFAFPLGLYLMKQFMETIPNSLLEAAKIDGAHEFKIFWNVVMPLSKPAWLTLVILLFQSLWGTSGGGYIFSEQLKTLSYALGQIVSGGIARAGTAAAVSVVMLIVPITIFIISQSKIIDTMSHSGMK, translated from the coding sequence ATGGAAAAGATTGCAAAATTAAAGAAAATTGTGAAAAATATCTACAATAATTTACTCGTTCGCAGAAGAATAAAAAGAAAAAAACGTATTAATAGATCAAGATCAGGAAATATCGTAATATTTTTATTCTTGCTTATATTTAGTGTATTCAGCGCTTATCCTTTAATATTTATTATCGCGAATGCGTTTAAACCACTTCATGAATTATTTATATTTCCACCTAAATTATTTCCATCTGACCCAACATTTAAAAATTTCAGTGACTTATTAAATTTGATAGGTTCAACTTGGGTTCCTATGTCTCGATATATATTTAACACGATATTCATTACCTTTGTTGGTACAGTAGGGCATGTCCTTATTGCTTCAATGTGTGCCTATCCACTAGCTAAGCATCGATTTATGGGGAAAACACTTATTTTCACCCTAATAATCTATTCATTAATGTTTAGTGGTGCGGTTACAAGCACACCTGTATTTATGATAATGAGTTGGCTTGGACTAATTGATACTCATTTTGCAGTCATCATTCCTGCTTTCGCATTTCCATTAGGTTTATATTTAATGAAACAATTTATGGAAACCATACCCAATAGTTTGTTAGAGGCAGCAAAAATTGATGGCGCTCATGAGTTTAAGATATTTTGGAATGTTGTCATGCCTCTATCTAAACCAGCTTGGTTAACACTTGTTATTTTGTTATTCCAATCTCTATGGGGAACTAGTGGTGGTGGATACATATTCTCAGAACAATTAAAAACATTGAGTTATGCTTTAGGACAAATTGTTAGTGGAGGAATTGCTCGAGCAGGAACAGCAGCTGCTGTATCTGTTGTGATGTTAATCGTTCCAATCACAATATTTATCATTTCTCAAAGTAAAATTATTGACACAATGTCACATTCAGGTATGAAGTAG
- a CDS encoding YIP1 family protein, which produces MIFEDLVKFPLYIISHPFKGYDDFKLQKKGKMYVALILLALTSLITILRFTSIGFIMNPNNPKDLNSIKLISFVLFPVLLFSIANWNVTTLFDGKGKLKDIFMMVCYSLFPYIIVSFFVIIASNYLTYEELLILNVIDYIGILGIVYLMFFGMICIHEYSPTKVFITTGLTIVAIGVILFIVLLIFTLIRQFYTFVYALLKEISKRY; this is translated from the coding sequence ATGATATTTGAAGACTTGGTAAAGTTTCCTTTGTATATCATTTCACACCCCTTTAAAGGATATGATGATTTTAAACTTCAAAAAAAGGGGAAAATGTATGTTGCTCTAATATTATTAGCATTGACTTCATTAATTACAATATTACGTTTTACATCAATAGGATTTATTATGAATCCTAATAACCCTAAAGATTTAAATAGTATTAAATTAATTTCATTTGTTTTATTCCCAGTTTTATTATTTTCAATTGCAAACTGGAATGTAACAACACTTTTTGATGGAAAAGGAAAATTAAAGGACATATTCATGATGGTTTGTTATTCCTTATTTCCTTATATAATCGTTTCATTTTTTGTCATTATTGCTAGTAATTATTTAACATATGAAGAACTTTTAATATTAAATGTTATTGATTATATAGGAATTTTGGGAATTGTGTATTTAATGTTTTTTGGAATGATTTGCATACATGAATATTCACCTACCAAAGTATTCATTACTACAGGTTTAACAATTGTTGCGATAGGGGTTATTCTGTTTATTGTGTTGCTAATATTTACGTTAATCAGACAATTTTATACATTTGTTTATGCTTTGCTAAAGGAAATATCTAAAAGATATTAA
- a CDS encoding phosphodiester glycosidase family protein, which translates to MGRKIKQIFLGIILSFIFTNSIYVSADEAQDFKLNLGDVTKYDHEQISDILYERFEIAGNDGIKRVAFKAAFDQKSSNVDMVLWDNYIDANHYKKATVMEIAKNFEEETGRKVYAAVNGDFFLMSYPQDKNLVGKTLHTYMKDGKEIVYGWETKLTNFGFNNQGEYKIQTGVLTLDTQKKKILRVYLDDNNYKDFDIDKLDKMVIGGEVGIYTPASKQINGTFTGKYIAKVENNNYDYPIKANIVRDSNQELLTNSLVDIPSGHIGIAVNSFGQYISGEAQFFYETLQNGQKIEILEKEHYSDSGFENLNYVVGGRTKLVLNREITPEGTSIAVGPTSTHPRTTLGVTVDGEFFIQVIDGRQSGYSTGLTTRAQAQLAYDLGAKDAIELDGGGSTTFILRVNDELQVVNRPSNDNRVLRPVGNAVLFVEAVGSELSEEVPNCEAYSNLEACKTTTTETETTTENTTTTDTPIDNNNDNDNDNNNTNIYIISAIVGVMVIGALGALGVTIKRKR; encoded by the coding sequence ATGGGAAGAAAAATTAAACAAATATTTTTAGGAATCATATTAAGTTTTATATTTACTAACTCAATCTATGTGTCTGCAGATGAGGCACAGGATTTTAAACTAAATCTTGGTGATGTAACTAAATACGACCATGAACAAATAAGTGATATATTATATGAACGTTTCGAAATAGCTGGCAATGATGGGATAAAGAGAGTTGCATTTAAAGCAGCTTTTGATCAAAAATCTAGTAATGTTGATATGGTACTTTGGGATAATTATATTGATGCTAATCATTATAAAAAAGCTACTGTTATGGAGATTGCAAAGAATTTTGAAGAAGAAACTGGTAGAAAAGTATACGCTGCTGTAAATGGAGATTTCTTTTTGATGTCATATCCACAAGATAAAAATCTAGTGGGTAAGACTTTGCACACTTACATGAAAGATGGGAAAGAAATTGTTTATGGATGGGAAACTAAATTAACTAATTTCGGTTTTAATAATCAAGGTGAGTATAAGATTCAAACTGGGGTTCTAACACTGGATACTCAGAAAAAGAAGATATTACGCGTTTATCTTGATGATAACAATTATAAAGATTTTGACATTGATAAATTAGATAAAATGGTAATTGGAGGAGAAGTTGGTATTTATACACCAGCCTCTAAACAAATAAACGGAACATTTACAGGAAAGTATATTGCAAAAGTCGAAAACAATAATTATGATTATCCGATTAAAGCGAACATTGTTAGAGATAGTAATCAAGAACTATTAACGAATAGTTTAGTAGATATACCTTCAGGTCATATTGGAATAGCAGTTAATTCTTTCGGACAATACATAAGTGGTGAAGCACAATTTTTCTATGAAACATTACAAAATGGACAGAAAATTGAGATTTTAGAAAAAGAACATTATAGTGATTCAGGGTTTGAAAATTTAAATTATGTTGTTGGTGGAAGAACTAAATTAGTATTAAATAGAGAAATAACACCAGAAGGAACAAGTATAGCAGTAGGTCCAACTTCGACACATCCAAGAACAACTCTGGGAGTTACCGTTGATGGAGAATTCTTTATTCAAGTAATTGATGGAAGACAATCAGGATATAGTACAGGACTTACTACAAGAGCTCAAGCTCAACTTGCCTATGATTTAGGTGCTAAAGATGCGATAGAATTAGATGGTGGTGGTTCAACAACATTTATTTTAAGAGTAAATGATGAATTACAGGTAGTTAATCGACCATCGAATGATAATAGGGTTTTACGACCAGTTGGGAATGCTGTTTTATTTGTAGAAGCAGTAGGTAGTGAATTATCAGAAGAGGTGCCTAACTGCGAAGCTTATAGTAATTTAGAAGCATGTAAAACTACTACGACCGAAACTGAAACTACTACAGAAAATACTACTACTACTGATACTCCGATAGATAATAACAATGACAATGATAATGATAATAATAATACTAATATTTATATTATTTCTGCTATTGTTGGAGTTATGGTAATTGGAGCCCTTGGAGCCCTTGGAGTAACGATCAAAAGGAAGCGTTAG
- a CDS encoding carbohydrate ABC transporter permease, which translates to MMTKNNNIAKFLKKEYNRVKNGLDFSNPVKNKVKISKSKTFGLAVVRTIVLYGLAFMIIYPLIQQISVALREPSEINNLSVIWLPKKFSLDNIRLAIASLDYWNALKNTVIISTLATIAQLVSCSLAGYAFARLRSKFSDILFIFVIFTIVVPTSTLSLPQFIYFQKIGLLGKTYSIILMSLFGQGIKSGIFIYIFRQFFIGIPKELDEAAQMDGAGPTKIFLKIMLPSAKGAIVTVGLFAFVWQWNDGYFSSLFLRDTTKVLTTAMYSIQYGVHGHLQSLGLWKLIGGDITKNPLFLSMILNTAAILIMAPLLIMYFFVQKLFVEGVERTGIVG; encoded by the coding sequence ATGATGACAAAAAATAATAACATAGCAAAATTTCTTAAAAAAGAATATAATCGAGTAAAAAATGGCCTAGATTTTAGTAATCCAGTTAAGAATAAGGTAAAAATCTCGAAATCAAAAACTTTTGGATTGGCTGTAGTTAGAACAATTGTTTTATACGGATTAGCTTTTATGATCATTTATCCCTTGATACAACAGATTTCTGTTGCATTGAGGGAACCAAGTGAAATAAATAATCTATCAGTTATATGGTTACCAAAAAAGTTTTCATTAGATAATATTAGACTTGCAATAGCGTCACTTGACTATTGGAATGCATTAAAAAACACAGTAATTATATCTACGTTAGCAACAATCGCACAACTTGTTTCTTGTTCATTAGCAGGATATGCATTTGCAAGACTAAGATCTAAATTTAGTGATATTTTATTTATATTTGTCATTTTTACGATTGTTGTTCCAACATCAACTTTATCTTTACCTCAATTTATCTATTTTCAAAAAATAGGTTTATTAGGAAAAACATATTCAATTATTTTAATGAGTTTATTTGGACAAGGTATTAAATCAGGAATCTTTATATACATCTTTAGGCAATTCTTTATAGGTATTCCTAAGGAATTAGATGAAGCTGCACAAATGGATGGTGCAGGACCAACTAAAATATTCCTAAAAATTATGCTTCCAAGTGCCAAAGGTGCCATCGTAACAGTTGGATTATTTGCTTTTGTATGGCAGTGGAATGATGGATATTTTTCTTCATTATTCTTACGTGATACAACTAAAGTATTGACAACAGCAATGTATTCAATTCAATATGGTGTTCATGGTCACTTACAATCTCTAGGACTATGGAAATTAATTGGTGGAGACATTACTAAAAATCCATTATTCTTATCGATGATACTAAATACAGCAGCAATATTGATTATGGCTCCATTATTAATTATGTATTTCTTTGTACAAAAATTATTTGTTGAAGGTGTCGAAAGAACAGGAATCGTTGGATAA
- a CDS encoding extracellular solute-binding protein codes for MLKKLLYISVFLVIVLITVCMRTDEDAYALNMNAIQEKDVENHIEKLEYLLFNDNKYKKLSNLENPDEEIVIDGYDYSLLSDGIPNYDEDNILTNPADDLEVNVLSDYEGLEGEALLTPEEGTVTWDFNVSESGYYNIEIYYYPYEGKSSNPEREIAINGEIPFTEMRNVSFYRLWGNESPVKHIDGKNDVRPSRIEKPEWHKRILENEEGYFEPYFFELTEGKNTISLTAIREPLLIDKIIIHKIDERISYEDYSQQYNSFNQSDKKLTIQGEDSVLQSSPTLYPQIDRTSIRTEPFHNTQLRLNCIGGYNWRAVGDWIEWEIDVPETGLYNISMKALQNMKAGSFSTRSLFIDGEIPFKEAANIEIVYKSDWQNVTFGDDEGAYLFYLEEGTRKITLKNTLGRYEPIIETVEQEIYNLNTLYREIIIFTGVSPDVYRDYQLEKRIENLPQKLKDSSDNLKNAIDQIVEITGEYSSNISVIQKTVMQLDMFSKNVRKIQSNLASFKNNIVSLGAWTMTAREQPLSIDYLVIHNDNYELPRAHSNFFEKLWYQITSFFSSFFVDYSLIENDEGDTEDYEEITVWLQGTGRDQAMILKQLVDETFTHQHKVKVNLKLVNAGVLLPSTLAGVGPDVAMFTGESLPVEYAMRNAIYDISKFEDFKEVTNRFTESAMTPYYYNEGCYGLPESQNFMVMFYRTDILEELGITPPKTWQEVIDIVPVLQRNHLEFYLPQYEDLNALNPVFYSLLNQYGGKLYAEGGARTDLLSDEALDAFVDYTNFFSKYSFSIQANFVNRFRSGEMPIGIDYYTLYNSLSVFAPEIRGQWDFVPIPGTPQTDENGDPIYVTNPDTGMIEQLIDNTTTSTTSAVVMLKKNNSHEASWEFMKWWTSSETQIRYSREMEGIFGEAGRHSPANLETLDQLPWP; via the coding sequence ATGCTTAAGAAACTACTATATATATCAGTATTTCTTGTTATAGTATTAATTACTGTATGTATGAGAACTGATGAAGATGCTTATGCTCTTAATATGAATGCGATACAAGAAAAAGACGTAGAAAACCATATTGAAAAGTTAGAGTATTTACTATTTAATGACAACAAATACAAAAAACTTAGTAATTTAGAGAATCCTGATGAAGAAATCGTAATAGATGGTTATGATTATTCATTGCTATCAGATGGGATTCCAAATTACGATGAAGATAATATTTTAACAAACCCTGCAGATGATTTAGAGGTAAACGTACTAAGTGATTATGAAGGGTTAGAAGGAGAAGCATTATTAACACCTGAAGAAGGGACAGTTACTTGGGATTTTAATGTTTCAGAATCAGGATATTACAATATTGAAATTTACTACTATCCTTATGAAGGTAAGAGTTCTAATCCTGAGCGTGAGATTGCAATAAACGGTGAAATACCTTTTACTGAAATGCGTAATGTGTCTTTTTATCGTCTATGGGGAAATGAAAGTCCAGTAAAACATATTGATGGTAAAAATGATGTAAGACCTTCAAGAATTGAAAAACCAGAATGGCATAAAAGAATTCTAGAAAATGAGGAAGGATATTTTGAACCTTACTTCTTTGAATTAACAGAAGGTAAAAATACCATTTCTTTAACAGCAATTCGTGAGCCATTATTGATTGATAAAATTATCATTCATAAAATAGATGAAAGAATATCTTATGAAGATTATTCACAACAATATAATTCTTTTAATCAAAGCGATAAGAAATTGACTATTCAAGGAGAAGATTCTGTCCTTCAGTCTTCACCAACATTGTATCCACAAATAGATAGAACAAGTATTAGAACAGAACCATTTCATAATACACAATTAAGATTAAATTGTATTGGTGGATACAATTGGAGAGCTGTCGGAGATTGGATTGAATGGGAAATTGATGTACCAGAAACTGGTCTATATAATATTTCAATGAAAGCTCTTCAGAATATGAAAGCTGGTTCATTCTCAACAAGAAGTTTATTTATTGATGGAGAAATACCATTTAAAGAAGCTGCTAATATTGAGATAGTTTATAAAAGTGATTGGCAAAATGTCACTTTTGGAGACGATGAAGGTGCCTATTTATTTTATTTAGAAGAAGGAACTAGAAAAATCACTTTAAAAAATACCTTAGGTAGATATGAACCTATTATCGAAACCGTAGAGCAAGAAATATATAATCTAAATACCTTATACCGTGAAATTATTATATTCACAGGTGTATCTCCAGACGTATATAGAGATTATCAGTTAGAAAAAAGAATTGAAAATTTACCTCAAAAACTTAAAGATAGTTCCGATAATTTGAAAAACGCGATTGATCAAATAGTTGAAATAACTGGTGAGTATAGTTCTAATATTTCTGTCATCCAAAAGACAGTAATGCAACTTGATATGTTTTCTAAAAATGTTAGAAAAATACAATCAAATTTAGCTTCCTTTAAAAATAATATTGTTTCTTTAGGGGCATGGACAATGACAGCAAGAGAACAGCCATTATCAATTGACTATCTAGTAATCCATAATGATAATTATGAATTACCAAGAGCCCATTCTAACTTTTTTGAAAAACTATGGTATCAAATCACATCTTTCTTTTCATCTTTCTTTGTTGATTATTCATTGATAGAAAATGATGAAGGTGATACAGAAGATTATGAAGAAATTACGGTTTGGCTTCAAGGGACTGGGCGAGATCAAGCAATGATCCTCAAGCAATTAGTTGATGAGACATTTACTCATCAACATAAGGTAAAAGTAAATCTTAAACTGGTTAATGCTGGTGTGTTATTACCTTCAACTTTAGCTGGTGTAGGCCCTGATGTTGCAATGTTTACAGGAGAATCATTACCTGTAGAGTATGCAATGAGAAATGCGATTTATGATATCAGCAAGTTTGAAGATTTTAAAGAAGTAACTAATAGATTTACTGAAAGTGCGATGACGCCTTATTATTATAATGAAGGTTGTTATGGTTTACCTGAAAGTCAAAATTTTATGGTTATGTTTTATCGAACTGACATTTTAGAAGAGTTAGGAATTACTCCACCAAAAACTTGGCAAGAAGTAATAGATATAGTTCCTGTTCTTCAAAGAAATCATTTAGAGTTCTATTTACCACAATATGAAGATTTAAATGCGCTTAACCCAGTATTTTATTCTCTGTTAAATCAATATGGAGGAAAATTATATGCTGAAGGTGGAGCGAGAACAGATTTATTATCAGATGAAGCATTAGATGCTTTTGTTGATTATACGAATTTCTTCAGTAAGTATAGTTTTTCAATACAGGCTAACTTTGTAAATCGATTTAGAAGTGGCGAAATGCCAATAGGAATTGATTATTATACTTTATATAACTCGTTAAGTGTATTCGCACCTGAAATTAGAGGCCAATGGGATTTTGTCCCTATACCAGGAACACCTCAAACGGATGAAAATGGAGATCCAATTTATGTAACAAATCCTGATACTGGTATGATTGAACAATTAATTGATAATACAACCACTTCCACTACATCTGCTGTTGTTATGCTCAAAAAGAATAATAGTCATGAAGCATCATGGGAATTTATGAAGTGGTGGACATCATCAGAAACTCAAATAAGATATTCAAGAGAGATGGAAGGTATTTTTGGGGAAGCAGGTAGACATTCTCCTGCAAACTTAGAAACACTTGATCAATTGCCTTGGCCTTAA
- a CDS encoding sugar ABC transporter permease, with protein sequence MHDKSITMEKQSKFQKFKKKIYKDRYSYYLMAPYLIIFGTFTVLSVFMSIVLSFTNFNLLEFPKFVGFDNYIRLFLEDELFITAIKNTLIIAIITGPISFILAFVVAWLINELPKKWRWFMTLVFYAPSISGNAYLLWKLIFSSDMYGYANSFLLKNGLITEPITWLQDPKYVIWIIILVQFWLSLGVSFLAFIAGLQNVNTSLYEAGAIDGVRNRWQELWYITLPQMRPQLLFGAVMQITASFGVADVSAAIAGYPSVEDAGHTIVLHLMDYGGMRFEMGYASAIATILFMIMLASNIVVQKFLRRVGS encoded by the coding sequence ATGCACGATAAATCAATTACAATGGAAAAACAATCAAAATTTCAGAAATTCAAGAAAAAAATATATAAAGATCGATACTCATATTATTTAATGGCTCCATATTTAATTATTTTTGGAACATTTACAGTTCTCTCAGTGTTCATGTCAATAGTATTAAGTTTCACAAACTTTAATTTATTAGAATTCCCTAAATTTGTGGGATTTGATAATTATATCCGTTTATTTTTAGAAGATGAATTATTTATCACTGCCATTAAGAATACATTAATTATTGCGATTATCACAGGTCCAATTTCATTTATTTTGGCCTTTGTGGTTGCTTGGTTAATCAATGAATTACCAAAAAAATGGCGATGGTTCATGACTTTAGTATTCTACGCACCATCTATATCTGGTAATGCATATTTATTGTGGAAACTAATTTTTTCAAGTGATATGTACGGATATGCTAATTCCTTTTTATTAAAGAATGGATTGATAACTGAGCCAATTACTTGGCTTCAAGATCCAAAATATGTTATATGGATTATTATACTTGTCCAATTTTGGTTAAGTTTAGGAGTATCGTTCTTAGCATTTATAGCTGGTTTACAAAATGTGAATACTTCATTATATGAAGCTGGTGCAATCGATGGTGTCAGAAATAGATGGCAAGAATTATGGTATATCACTTTACCACAAATGAGACCACAACTTCTATTTGGAGCAGTTATGCAAATTACAGCATCCTTTGGAGTCGCGGATGTATCAGCAGCAATTGCAGGATATCCATCAGTTGAGGATGCAGGTCATACAATCGTACTTCATTTAATGGATTATGGTGGTATGCGTTTTGAAATGGGGTATGCTTCCGCGATTGCAACCATATTATTTATGATTATGTTAGCTTCTAACATAGTTGTTCAAAAATTCTTAAGAAGAGTAGGTAGCTAG